One region of Flavobacterium sp. KACC 22763 genomic DNA includes:
- a CDS encoding cupin-like domain-containing protein yields the protein MKLKQIERVKKISKADFISQYVKKQIPVVIEELTEDWPAYNKWKLSYIKEIAGNSIVPLYDDRPVNHEDGFNEAHTTMKMSDYIDLLEEKPTNYRIFLYNLIKEVPSLKNDFLWPDIGLKLVKQMPMLFFGGENSKVFMHYDIDYSNILHFHFHGEKQCMIFPPSQSKFMYKVPHALISREDIDFDNPDYEKFPALKNVEGYITNLKHGEMLYMPEGYWHYMKYLTPGFSMSLRSFPKNIVNLSKAAYNVFIMRHFDIMMRKIQGQKWIDYKNEKALKDTHQNLQRAL from the coding sequence ATGAAATTAAAACAAATAGAGAGGGTTAAAAAAATCTCTAAAGCAGATTTTATTTCCCAATATGTAAAAAAACAGATTCCAGTTGTTATTGAAGAATTGACCGAAGACTGGCCGGCTTATAACAAATGGAAATTATCTTATATAAAAGAAATCGCAGGAAATTCAATCGTTCCTTTGTACGACGATAGACCTGTAAACCACGAAGACGGATTTAACGAGGCGCATACCACAATGAAAATGAGTGATTACATTGACTTATTGGAAGAAAAGCCTACTAATTACCGTATTTTCCTTTATAATCTAATAAAAGAGGTTCCTTCTTTAAAAAACGACTTTTTATGGCCCGATATTGGCTTAAAATTAGTCAAGCAAATGCCGATGTTATTTTTTGGCGGAGAAAATTCGAAGGTTTTTATGCACTATGACATTGATTATTCAAACATTCTTCATTTTCATTTTCATGGCGAAAAACAATGTATGATTTTTCCTCCAAGCCAATCAAAATTTATGTATAAAGTGCCTCATGCCTTAATTTCGAGAGAAGACATTGATTTTGACAATCCAGATTATGAAAAATTTCCAGCACTTAAAAATGTTGAAGGTTATATCACTAATCTAAAGCATGGAGAAATGCTATACATGCCTGAAGGCTACTGGCACTATATGAAATATTTAACCCCAGGTTTTTCGATGAGTCTTCGCTCTTTTCCAAAAAACATAGTCAACTTATCTAAAGCAGCATATAATGTATTTATTATGCGACATTTTGATATTATGATGCGGAAAATTCAAGGTCAAAAATGGATTGACTATAAAAACGAAAAAGCTCTTAAAGATACACATCAAAATCTACAGCGTGCACTTTAA